The Brassica napus cultivar Da-Ae chromosome C1, Da-Ae, whole genome shotgun sequence DNA segment TTGcagatttcctttttttttttttttttaaaaagggaaTTGGAAACAGAAAAATCGATTACAACacttgatgtttttattttcagtcAATTAACATAGAAGATTCACGGTGGACAGGTTGTTGGAGATAGAAGTGATGGTGGTTGATTTTCTAGACCAACGAAAGAGATAGAGGTGTCGGAGATTGAGATAGAGATGGAGGTTTGGGTTTGTCGTGAGAAGAAATATCCGACAAgttaagttcttttttttctctttatattaaaatatattttattaataatcatAATAGCAAATTTGTGGTTAATGTTTAGAAGGgtgggtttttagtaattttggtTGTTTTGCCATTTATTctagtaattacaaaattataagaGTCATTCTAGTATTTAAGGGAAAAAAAGAGTGATTCTGAGTAATTTCTCTTAtgtttataaatgtattttgttGCTTCAGAATTTTATTTCAAAGAAATTTGTGTTCATAATTCTCTCTATTATTTGGTATTTTGTAGAGATATGTCAAGTTATATCTCAGATGGTGGTAAAATGGTGGTGCATATGATAGTGATGTCAAAGATGGAGACTGCTTCAACCATGGTCTCGATTTGTGCTCCGTAATTATTATATGGCGTTGCCGTGAGCAAAGCTCTCACTGCCAACACGTCTCGTCTTCTCCTACGCCGTCGAAACCGAAATCCGACGTAGTTTTCTTAGTCATCACTTCCGCCGCGTTTCAACATCTCGGCATCTTTTCTGCCGCCTTGACCTCGTCTCTCGCCGGTGCGGCACTGTCATGAAAGTTCGAGAAAATCAATGGCCATTTTTAGCTTTTTCACCTTCGGTCCTCAACGTTTTGAATAATTTTGGTTTAAcccttaattttttaattatgcaTATGTCTATTTGAATTAAGTCCATAATTTCTTGATTGTTCATTCCAACCCATCTTTCTAATTGCACGCATGGTCCTTGTTCTTTTAATTGCTTTAATTTTGCCCAAACTTTTCAAAATGATCAATTTCTCTTTGATTTAGCCCCAAATTAATCAATTATGTAATTCAACCCCTGTTAATGCAAATGAGCACTTACACAAAATAAATCTAAATACAACCTAAAATGAATTAAATGAACTAAAACCAAATGCTAAAAATCATCATATAAGACTAACACATAAAACCATGTGTACACCTATTGTCATGTACACCATCTTATGTTTGACTTGGTCTATTTTTGATATCCACAGTGAAAACACCATGGTTTACAGCatgtaaacaatatttttatggaaGTACATATAACGATTGTCGTCCAtgagcctctctctctcaagaGGAAAACAAAAAGTTGATGACTTTAGACCTCGATCCACTAGACAAAAATAGAGAGGTAGCCAAAATAAGAAATTGGTGCTACCATAAAGAAATACCCATGAGCTATAACAAAAGGGTCAAAATCAGAATCTTTGAGCAAGGGGATTAAGTCCTTCGAAGAGTATTCGACAATACTAGGGACAAGTCAGTAGGAAAACTAGTTCTTAGATGGGAATGACCGTAAAAGATGATCGAGGTGCGGGGAGCAAGAGTTTACAAACTGCAAGAAAATGCACGACAAGATTGAACCCAATAGTCAAAATTCCCTACACCTCAAAACCTACTTCTTCTAAAAAAATGATCTTAGAATCACGCTTTATACGTTTTTCATTGCCAATACTTAAATGTTTTGGTTGTCTATCTATGTAGCTCCTGTCATTTATCTAACAAGACTGTGAATTATTTCGACAAAAGAGCAGTGACAAACCAATCAACTAATGGGGAGAGTGAGCTCGAATCAAGCCGTGAAAGCTCTCAGATCCCGGCTAACCGTATAATCATGCATATAAGTGGTAAATCCACAAAATGATGTGGAAAGGTACATTTTATATCATGAATAGGCTATCACAAGTCCGTGAATGCTGTCAAACGTACCAACTCCTGCATGACCGCCGAGCCAAAATCCATGCAGGAAATATTGAAGGAAATATGCTCATTCTTGCCTAAAACGCTAAAAGCTAATCAAATGCAAGAAGCATAGAGTACATATGCAGAGTACTACATCCAAACTCAAAAGTTTATACAAGGAGAAAAAATTGCAAACCACAGGAGCACCCGAATTCCATGCTTATGTAGTCGTAGAAAGTAGTAAGACTGGCGCTTGAATCACTACATTAGGTAGATTCATACCAGCACTGATCGGTAAGACTAGCACTTAGCTCACCACCCTTATGGGGTCGAGTTACACCAGTGTGTGTAAAATTTTGACCATAACTTACCTGCAGGAAGCAAAGTTCAGCACCCAATGAAGTTTATTAGTGGCCTAATTTCGAGTGGCAGAGTGCAACATCTAATCAGCACGATATTGGTCAATCTCCGAAAGATAGAGTACTATGCTGTATTAACTTGATATGGCCTTCAGGTTTTAAACCAAAATGAATATAGCCTTTGGGTTATCAGATAAAAGTCCACACAACCTATGAGTTTGATACATCAAAAAAAGAATACACCTATGGGTTCTGAAAAATACATATCACGGATAAAGTCTACAAATATTTCAGAATCAGGACATCGATTTCATGGAATCTCCAGGCTCAACTATAGGAACTCGTAAGACACTCTGGGTCCCTATGTGATATACTCTGATGCCTTTGGGTAATAAGGCGAAAACATGACCTCCTGGCTTCAAAATAAGGTGAAAAACCTAGTCTTCGACCAAATACTACGATGAACTAATCTCAAAGAGCTTTGAGACTTGAAAAAAGAATTTCGGAGTAGAAGTATTTTCCTATGGTCTCATCTTTCAAAAAAAGGAGAAGTTGTTTACTCTCCACAGGAGTGATGCTTGGTAAAGAATATCTCCTGCTTTAAGGATCTTTCCCAAAGAATCAAGTCGATGATAAGAAGCTCATTGAGGGAAGAAAGATAGAAGGAATATAAGAGCAAAGAAAGCAAAAATACAGTGCAAAAGTCATTGATTAAGGCCATGAAGAACTATCTGCAACATTGAAAAGGCCATAAAATGCCAATCAAGAATTCAAAAGATGGCCAAGGACAAACAACAAAAATCTAAAGCGAGAAAACTACAATAACAAATCAGAAAGAAATAATCAACCGGACATGATATTGCTGGAATATCTTAATTTGTTAGGGATCACTAGGGGAGATAAATCTTGTGAATCATCATCAGTCTACACAACCAGCTTGTACTGGCAAAATTCTTCCTCACGCCTCCATCTCTCAACCCGTTTGTCTAACAATTTCTGCATGAGTTCCCAGCAACCGGTAATCATGTTCCTTTGAGCCACCAACTCTTTTTCTTAGTCAAAATCTTAACCTATGCCCGCATGAAAATAGTTTCACCATGCAACTTACCCCGCTTATCTATGGCTACGGCCTCCTAGATTGAATGTCATGTTCTCATCACCTCCCACCGTTCATACTCCTCCAGATCAGCATCCGAAAAGACAGAAACGTTCTTAGCTGGCAAGATGTACGGGACAGAACGCTTCCATGGCGCCTTTTCTCTCTGATATTCATCATAAACGGCCACAATATGTATCTCCAGCTTTGTCCCTGCTAAATTACGAGACAAATAATTTAGAAACATCACCAATCGGCCAGCATGCGATAAGAAATTATCAGAAAAggatacatacatatatatggctACGGAGCAAAGACTACCGGCTCACCAAGAGGGATACCCATCTCCACTTCCTATGAAGGCTTAACGCTTCCCTCACCAATCTATCTTCTTAATAGTATATGGGGGCGTGAAACACCTATGATCACCACAAACACATTAGCCAGAAGCAACAAAAGGGAATGGGCAAACAACCTAGCTCGATATACTCATCTACTCAATACCAAAATAGACGAAAGTTAGAGGCATCACAATCTTAATGAACATGTAACTCCTGTTACAGCGTCTACCCAAAGGCATATTACCCTTAACCCTCTTCAGCGGCTTCTTAACAATTGACTGGCTTTCACCAGAGCGGATATACTAGAACCCCATTCTTGTTGGGAAAAGgaaaaattaatacaaatacaATACCTCATGTACACCGAGAGGTATGTTATGAAACTCGGCCAACACTTGGATGGCGATCAAGTTTCTCCAAGTCAATGGATTGAACTGCAAGGGAGAAATACCAAAATACGAGGAAACCTTGCCTGTCAAAGCATGCATTTCTCCACGGAGCCCCGCCTCAAAGACTATACTGTGTGGCCTACAAGAGCGAGTAAAGGGTTTCCTGAAGTATCTTTCTTATCCAAAAACGAGATTACCCAACCGATATATGTCGCCGGTATAAAAGGAAATATGACAAAATCTGAAAATCGATAATTCAGTTCTCAAAATTTGAATTTCCGTAGAACACGAACGTGCATTGTGGACTTGTAAACAAGATCTTGCTTTTCTGAAAACTCTCtctactaaaaaaaaaaaaaaaaaacaaaaccctaGATTGGTGTGTCCCCGGCGGCCGGAGCCTTCTCCCGGAGCCGGAGGCTTCTTCTCTCCCTCTCTGCTTGTTTTTCCTTTGCCCTTCTGGTGGCTCACGACTTCCTAGTGATATGCTTGGTGGTTCTGGTGTTCGGAGTAATCCCCTGTTACGGATCTGACCGCGGCAGATCTGGAATGGGAAGGAGGAGGACGGATCTCTGGAATCCTGGCGAGCCGGGTGAAGAGGAGCCATCAGGATGGGTCGGCGTTTAGGGTATGTTGGTGGCTCGGCGGTCGTTTTCAACCTTGACTCGTTTGGGTCTCAACATAGAGATGGAGGCGCGTGGCTCTGAGTTGTGTTCCCTGTCTCGTAGATCTGGAGGTTTGGTGACTCAGATGCGAAAGGAGAGGGGCGCGTGGTAGGGCGTCAGGAGCTCCCAAGCTTGGGGGGGGGTTCTGTAGCTTCTATCATCGCCAAGTGAACGTTGAGGAAGTCTTATCTCAACGATGTAACCAGAGTTTCAAAAGACTGATGGGTATCAGTGGGATTGGCTCTTGAGTGGCGTTTCAACTGAGCTTCTTGCTTTCAGGATGGATCGTCCATGGCCCCAAAGGAGGTTTAGAGGTTTGGTGTTTTCACTATGGACAAGCAGAGCTGCGTCAACGGCGAGAAGGTTCACCCAGGAGAAGCTGCTCCCCGGTTCTCGGAGACAGAACGTGACAAGGCTCAAGCTTCATCGCTTGGTCAACGAAGGAGTTCGAGTTTTGGTCTTATTCACGTTTCGAAGTGACGTATTCGCAGTACCGTTCCGGTAGCGTCAGCTTCGTGTTCTTCTGCTCAGTGTGCTGGACCGTGGTTTTGCCAAAGTCACAACCCGACTATCAGTGGGATATTTTGGTAGCTCAGCTAGAGTCCTAAAGCCAACGGCTAAAGGCCCTAGAGTTGATCTACTGATCCCTAACAAGGCTACAAAGCCTTAGTTCTTGGTCACGCGAACTCTCTTCTAGATAAAAATGCCCCTTTGCGGTGATGCAGCGATTGGTCATGTACTTCAAGCCATACCTTATGGAACCAATTGCTTCGAACTACaatatgtttcattttatgAGAGTTTAGTTGGCTAGGGATAGCTTTGTACTCTTGTTATTAGTGGTAGAATGTAGGTGTGGTTTAAGGGACGGTTCATTTCGGGTCGTGGAATGGACTCGTCCTGTGTGGTTGAATGAGTACAATGGAGTTTGGTTAGGTAGTGTAGGATCCATAGACGTGTTCCTAGATGATACTAGATCACTCCATTGTCGATGCGGTTAAATCTCGTGTGAGGTCAAAATCGATTGTAACCACTTGTTGGATAATGAAAAGTTGAagttgagccaaaaaaaaaaaattgaatttccgTCAGCACTAAAACTTGGATTCACTAACCACAATGGTCAACCTATAAAGAGGGTAAACCAAAAGGTAAGAGAATCTCCCTAAGGCGTAATCAAAAAGTCAAGATAAGAACATATATCAAATAGAGATTTCTCCATGACATTTTTTATCCTGTCCCTGGGTTAAGCATTCATTCATGTACGACATGAAGATAAACTTCTTTGATGACTAATGTAAATCAAGATGATTATCGATAACCAGACTAAAGTCTCTGATTACTACAACATGCACATGAGTTTATCTACTGGCTCAGGCCATGACTTCCAGCTTAGAAGCAGGAAGACATCAAACTCATGAAACATATAGACAAGTATACTATATGGTTAGGCCATGCACCCCTTAGACCATATGACTCCTATCAACTACAAAGCCATGAGCCCACAAGGCCACACACCACTTAGACCAAGCGCCATAAACGAAGTTTGTGAACCATTGTAATGTTAACCCATGACCATGAGTCCTATAAGATCACCTGATCATACATGGCTCAATTCCAAGCGACTTATATATTATGGTCTCTTTTAGCATCATATGCTTTCTCAAGGAAACATCTCATGCCGGATTCCAAATGGTCCAATCCGGGGCCATCGAAGCAACCTCTAAGGAGCGACATGCTTATCTTCACACCACCAGAAAATTTGTAGTGAATGTAGATTTTGGTCGACCGAAAGACACAAATTATCTCGATTTCAAACATGAATTTGGAAGATAAGGGGTTAATTGTTTGGGAAAATTCATCCAGGAAGCAAGTCTTCTTGCTTAGAGTAGGACGCTAGTCTTATTCTCCTGCTGAAACGCCTTCTGGCCTCCGGGTCACATTTTCCTCTTGCCGCCGGGTACAATGAAAAACTTTTACCAAAGAGTTTTTTATATGTTAGGATATGGAAGGAACTAACCTAGAATTTGACTATGATGATCTATAAAATGGACTCCTAAACAATAGAAAAAGGAGAATGCCATCTTTTCACTTTCAACTATAGAAATAGGCAAATAGAATTAGAATTTATAAACCAATATGATGTATTCATGATCTATTGATcaataaaatactaatttttatccATTCTTTTTGATTTTCTGATTTATATTGTGTTTATGTAGTATAACGAAGAACCATGCGTTATTTACTCTAACAATAACGTCTATTGAAATTATAGCTACATTTAACTAAAAAGTGTGGTTGAATGGTACGGCGGACTTGGAAAGGTGTTAAGCAACTCGGTTCGAAACCTACCAAACTTAAATTTACATACTTGTGTGGCCAAGCATTATAAGTATTTAATTCCTACTGCAAACAATTAGATCTGTCTGACGGGATTACGGCCACATTTTGTCTCTGTCGATTTAGACTAATGAGTAGTGATTGCAGTagtgtattttaatttaattatgttCTCTTAGACTAAATTATCTGCCTAAATATAACCACAACTAGGAGTACCTAAAGCTCGAAATTAATGTAAAACTTTAATATATAGGTTGTTGGTTCACTTTATCAAACCTATtgagaaaatcaaagatatatttatacaatttttaaagaaaattatcaCTTTTGAGACTCAACCCCAGAAAGTATATCAGGCTTACGTGCATaataatgaataaataaatcaatttcTCAACAGACTCTCTacttccttttattttttatttgtctcTCGTACATGATTAAGTTCCGCTACTGAATCACGATCCTAATTCAGAGATTTAGGCCTCACTTCAATACCATCAATCACAATGCCACCTTTAAGTTGATATCCTTTCACCTCTGTGAGACTCATATTGACCTCATCATCCTCTCCTTCTCGTGTCTCAAACTCTCCTAGCTCTATCTCCATCCATCCATCGTCTCTACCTTTGGGCTCCCTCCTTTTCTCGTGATCCgcaccaaccatccccacagtcATCGCCATACGCTCTTCACGGTTTCCATAAAGCAGCCGCTTCATTTGTTGTTTCTTCTCATCCAAGCAACATagataaactttatttttaactGTTCGACCATTACTAGACTTCATACAAACCTCTGCTGGAACTAGGTCTAGTCCGTAAGCGTGTTTAGACACTTTCACTATGAGATATGCTCCATATCTTGTGTTTGGTGATAAAACTCCGGTTTGAATTCTACCATTGACTTCTAAACGATCCGTCGTTATAAGTTCAGCAGATTCCAAAAAtctgtaattatttaaataaatcatgttttagatacaatacattttaaaatttacacaaAGCATAAATACTTATTTGAAGTCTGAAAAGTTGACCTAGAATCTGAAACTTTGCTCCAGGACCAGTAGGATGCTTGGTCGTTCGATTGTATAGAAATATCTCTTgcagataaaatataaaaaaattttccAGACAATTTATTGATCTTGAAGAGCTGAAAGTGCATCCAAAGAAATCATTAGTACCCTAAAATCACGTacaacttattttattttgtaaatacaaagTAGTTCATTAAGATCAAACCTTTCGAGCATTATCGATGAGAAGAGAGTCACATAAACATCTATAAATCTCCTTTTTGGATGAAAAACTCCGTTGATGATCAGTAGATCGAGAGATGAGACTTTTGTAGTCTGAGGGCAAAAACTTTTCCCATACGAAATCAGAGTCTCCGGCTAACCGGAAAACCAAAGATATTGCCGAGGATGAGAATATGTCTGCCGGAGATGTAAAGGAAATGATGTTGGCTATGCATGCTTCTGGTAACATCTTTTTCTTATTTGcagaaaaattataaacctGAAAAGAAGATGTTTGAAAGAGAACTATGTTTGTGATTATGGGCTTTGCTTTGAGTTATGTAACTGTGTGGTAATGTGATATACTTGGAAGTGGAGgtgatgaagtatatatatatagtgatgcTTGTAATCATCCGCAGACGGTTTTGGACCAATGGTCAATTTCATAGGGTTTTTGATATATTATTGAATTACATATTGTTTCTTTGCAAGGTTAAAACTTAAAGCGTGAGCCCCACCGGCAACAAAGGTAAGTCAAACTTAACACGTTTGGTTGTTGGCCAAAGATAAAGATTCATCTTCCAAAACAGAAAGTTTACGCGGAGGAGAAAATTACACTAGGTTACGTTATTAGCTTTGTAAcactattttctttatatattaaaattaaaagtttagAGAGATATGGGTAATATTTGACCAGTCTTGCCCAAATAAACGTTAGTAGCACCATTgtgttcaaacaaaaaaaaaacgttagtAGCACCACTTCTTTTTCGAGCAAGAGAGTtttgagttatatatataaaccagtCTTGGTTCctttaataatatttagtactaacaaaaaattagtagtacttacttatttttggtaaaatgttaaagtactatttattatatttattgaacGCGTAGAAACTTATAAGTTATGAGATCAAATTATGTTTAATGTTTAGAACTATCATAAGATCACATAGTAATTATAGAAAAAACTCACTTTCAAAAAACAATAGACCACCAACCTGTGTCGTCCTGTATTTTGTAGGTTAAAGGTACATGAAAAATATAGACCACCAAACAGAAAttgaaaactcttaacaaaaatgaaaaaaatttaactcATTCGACTAGGGATATGAAGTCCAACATCATATATTTtaagggagaattgccaagtgtgactcaaaatttggagtcaaacccaaaacaataccccaacttgggtcaaaggcaaaagtaacctaaaaggctattgaaattacaactatccccttgtgaccaaacaaaaaaacggaattttttttacgtttctacccctcgcaagtcgtctgtttagacgacttgaaaataagtcgtccagacgacttaactgaaagtcgtctggacagttagtcttaaacataatttaaaaattttgtaaaaaatattttgataagtgaaaaatggaaattatgtaattaacatatgtcttaggaggtataaattaagatataacaaatttcaattgttttcagcatagatgagtgaaagtagtgagtcatgatattctttagtttatgtttcatcaacatatgttgtagtattgtatgtgttcttagggttagattttggaaagcattaaaaccgtttttgaaaatttttaaaattacttatgcgtgttcatttctgtgtatagtaaacactatttaagtataatttgattttataacgtggttagttagttaatctagtcattttagtttaggggttcattttagggtctaggacgacttaatattttgtcgtctgaaaacagacgactaaatattaagtcgtctgttgtacattatcagccagaataagtcgtctaaaccggaccaaaccttaaagtttaccaatgtacttttaaagctaaccggattatttacccaatatataaggtgatttttttttttttttttcatttttcgcgaaattcagaaaccctaacagttctctctcaaaggcgatttcgaattcccacgatttccgaacaaaccatcgttctcaacgtcagctatctatctcacttcattctcaccgttgtcgccgcagcttcttctaaccctagcgccgccgattcctctaaaccctagcgccgccgcttccactatttccgaacaaaccgtcgccctcgccaccgtggtcaccaacgttctcaccgccgcttcctctaaacactagcgccgccgcttcttctaaaccctagcgccgccgcttcttctctgtaaaccttagcgccgtttctctgtaaaccctaacgccgctaagtcatcaatctcgaggaaaagatgaacataaaacgttgtctctatcaatttactcattctcaccgtttcacgtttattttttcagatctataaccgcaatgacgagtactccaactccttctgcgac contains these protein-coding regions:
- the LOC106374722 gene encoding F-box protein VBF-like; the encoded protein is MLPEACIANIISFTSPADIFSSSAISLVFRLAGDSDFVWEKFLPSDYKSLISRSTDHQRSFSSKKEIYRCLCDSLLIDNARKLFKINKLSGKFFYILSARDISIQSNDQASYWSWSKVSDSRFLESAELITTDRLEVNGRIQTGVLSPNTRYGAYLIVKVSKHAYGLDLVPAEVCMKSSNGRTVKNKVYLCCLDEKKQQMKRLLYGNREERMAMTVGMVGADHEKRREPKGRDDGWMEIELGEFETREGEDDEVNMSLTEVKGYQLKGGIVIDGIEVRPKSLN